CGCACCCCGCACCAGCTGCTCCCCTCGGTCGAGCAGCCGGCGCCGGGCGCGCCGCGCCGTAACCGGCGGATGCGCCGCACGCTCGCCGTGACGGCGCTGTTCGCCGCGGGCGCGCTGACCCTGTCCGCCTGTGGCGGGGACGCCTCGGCCGGCGGCAACGACGACGGCAAGAACGGCCAGGCCGGCGCGGACGCCGCGGCCGCCAAGAACGCCTCGGACGTCAAGATCAAGGTCTCGTCGGACGACGGCGCCACCAACGCCAGCATCAACGACACCGGCGTGAAGGCCACCGGCGGCAAGCTGACCGAGGTGAAGCTCACCGAGGCCGACTCCGGCAAGGACGTGGCCGGTGCCATATCGTCCGACGGCACGTCCTGGAAGCCCGGCGTCCAGCTGGAGCGCGGCACCAAGTACAAGATCGTGGCGAAGGGCAAGGACGCCAAGGGCCGGGCCGTCACCGAGAACGCCTCCTTCACGACGGTCTCGCAGGCCAACAGCTTCATCGGCAGCTACACCCCCGACAACGGCAAGACCGTCGGCGTCGGCATGCCGGTGTCCTTCAACTTCGACAAGGCGATCACCAACAAGAAGGACGTCCAGTCCCACATCACGGTGACCTCCAGCAGCGGCCAGAAGGTCGTCGGCCACTGGTTCGGCACCCAGCGCCTGGACTTCCGTCCCGAGGACTACTGGAAGGCCGGCTCCAAGGTCACCATGAAGATCGACCTGGAGGGGGTGAAGGGCGGCCAGGGCATCACCGGCGTGCAGTCCAAGACGGTCTCCTTCACCATCGGGCGCTCGCAGGTCTCCACGGTCGACATGAACACCCAGCACATGACGGTCAAGCGGGACGGCAAGACCCTCAAGGACGTCCCGATCTCCGGCGGCAGCCCCGAGAACCCCACCTACAACGGCCAGATGGTGATCTCGGAGAAGTTCGAGCAGACCCGCATGGACGGCTCGACCGTCGGCTTCAAGAAGAAGGACGGCAAGGGCGAGTACGACATCCCTGACGTCCCGCACGCCATGCGGCTGTCGGCCTCCGGCACCTTCCTCCACGGCAACTACTGGGGCTCCCCGTCCATCTTCGGCCAGGCCGGCACCAGCCACGGCTGTGTCGGCCTGCGGGACAACAAGGGCGGCGGGGGCGACACCCCGGGCAAGTGGTTCTTCAACGAGTCGCTGATCGGCGATGTCGTCATCGTGCAGAACTCGAAGGACGAGACCGTCAAGCCGGACAACGGCCTCAACGGCTGGAACCTGTCCTGGTCCGAGTGGCAGGCGGGCAGCGCGGTCTGACGGACGAAGGTCCGAGGCGCACAGACGAAGGCGGTGGCCGGTCCCTGACAGGGGCCGGCCACCGCCTTGTGCGTACGGGGCCGCTGTCTGCGGTCCCGTAGGTCACCGGGCCTGGCAGGTCACCAGGTCCGGTGAGGCGGCCGACCCGGTCAGTCGGCCGGCCCCGGTCCGTCGGCCGGATCCACCGCACTCCGCAGCGGCACCTCCCGTACGAACCAGGCGGCCGCGAAGCCGAGGACGGCCAGTACCGCGGCGCCGAGCAGGACGCCGTGCAGCCCGCTGGTGACCGCCGCACGGTAGGCGTCCCGTACCGGTGCGGCCACCCCGTCCAGCACCTGGGGCGTCAGCTGTCCGGCG
This Streptomyces decoyicus DNA region includes the following protein-coding sequences:
- a CDS encoding L,D-transpeptidase, with the translated sequence MEQLVTTPDNLAPARSRTPHQLLPSVEQPAPGAPRRNRRMRRTLAVTALFAAGALTLSACGGDASAGGNDDGKNGQAGADAAAAKNASDVKIKVSSDDGATNASINDTGVKATGGKLTEVKLTEADSGKDVAGAISSDGTSWKPGVQLERGTKYKIVAKGKDAKGRAVTENASFTTVSQANSFIGSYTPDNGKTVGVGMPVSFNFDKAITNKKDVQSHITVTSSSGQKVVGHWFGTQRLDFRPEDYWKAGSKVTMKIDLEGVKGGQGITGVQSKTVSFTIGRSQVSTVDMNTQHMTVKRDGKTLKDVPISGGSPENPTYNGQMVISEKFEQTRMDGSTVGFKKKDGKGEYDIPDVPHAMRLSASGTFLHGNYWGSPSIFGQAGTSHGCVGLRDNKGGGGDTPGKWFFNESLIGDVVIVQNSKDETVKPDNGLNGWNLSWSEWQAGSAV